In the Prionailurus viverrinus isolate Anna chromosome A3, UM_Priviv_1.0, whole genome shotgun sequence genome, GAATCTTGAAAAAGTGACTTCACTTCCTTGGTGATAGGCTTCAACAGAACTTAGAACTCTGGTAACCAGGTGCCCACATTCTAGAGATGGCCTGCTTTCCGGCTCACTTGCCCAGAGTCATTCTAGAGAACAAAATGTTCTGTTGCTGTATCCCCATTTTCAGGATATGTGGGCTTAAGAAAGCCCAGAGTGAGAAACCGTTATGTCACTGTAGACATCAGCTCAGCCCTCATCTCCGAAGCTGTTGGTCATTTGGCAGGAGGCGCTCACAGGTAACACAAGGCAGCTCAGGGCAGCCCACTGGACAGAGCATGCCTCAACTCTGATCCTGCCCAGAGCAGGCCCACACCTCTTGCCcctcattgtgtgtgtatgtgtgagagagagagagagagggagagagggggggcggaggggacaGAGGACGAGGGCTATGCCCTTCATGAGCAGAAGCAAGATGTCAGGTGTTGAAAGCCTAGCACATCTCTCATGTTCATACCCCAGGTCTTGGCAGGCAGGAGAAGATGATTTCTGGGGACCAAGTTCAACTACCTATATGTTAATTATGAGCCCTAGAGTTTCTTCTGGTTTCCTCCTTGCTGGGTGTCTTTACAGCTTCCCCTCTTAGCCTGTACTGTAGAGAACACAATTTCTAATGGGGGTGTCCCCTTGCGGCAATGTCCAGGGAGGACCCTAAGGTCTCTTGGCCCGACTACGGGGCACTGTACTTGCAGAGCTTCACCCAGGATATCTTTGAGGAGCTGGTCCATGGCTTCAACTACTGCAGCGCCCTAGATAAGTGTCAGGTGCAGAAGGATACCAAGAATCAGCGCTGCTCTGAGGTAAGAATGGGAAGAGGGTTTTTCACACCCAGGGCCTGCACATAAATATGGGGCCAAACCTGAGGCCCTCACATCATATTTCCACATGAGTGTCCCACAGGCCCAACCACAAAATAATCTGAATAGCCAAACCTCTGCCACCAGCTATGTGGTAAGGTAGGAGGACACTCTTTACATATGTTGGAATGGTAGAGAATGCATgtattgtgtatgtattttattttttatattttgatagagaacatttaatgtttttaattaatcatttttatttattttatttattttttttacttttcatgagGCCATGAGTATCTTTGCATTTTactgctgttttattattttacctaCTTGCCCCAGATATCCTGGGTAGCACTCAGCTCCACTGTCCTTGCAGAACGTCTCCAAGCCCTTACATATCATCACACAAAACAGGGTGATTTAACACAAAATTAAGGGTGGGATGAAGCCATTCTATATGTTTCTGTAATGTCCTGTCTCTCAGAACACATTAAATTATTGTAGGCCCACCAAGTCATGAGCTGTGTTCTTATATGTCTTCATAATATTCCATAAAGGAGGTTGTGTGCCACTGTTTCAGCCTTTCAAGTCTGTTGGAACTTGACAGGAttcaattctgttttcatttcaacaGTGATGCAGGGAAAATCTTAAGTGTCCTAAAAGAATGTTTTAGGTTGCTAGATCTGCCATAACATGGAAGCACAAATTGGGTGGAAGGACTTTGATGCCTCCTGGCTGAGATACCTGCCTCTGTCTTTTAAGAGTTTCACCCAGGAAATCTTTGATGAGCTGCTCTAAGGATTAAACTCCATCTCCCTTGACAAGCAGCAGGTGCATCAGTCCAGCAACAACAAGTGCTGGTATAGGGTCAGAACAGGTCCAGATTCATGTCCTTTCTCGGGACCCAGAGATGATCAGGGTAAGCCCGGAACCCAGACTACAATTGACTGGCTCCCTGGGGGCTGCTGAAGAAGGTGGTTTCCCCCAGAAACTTTCTCCCTATCAGGAACAGACCAAGCCTCATTAGCTTAGAGGAAATGCAGCCCATGCTTTTGACAATTCTCAGGACTAACCTATGTGATCTTGAGCAGCATTTGAAATTCTAACCCTCTGTGTTCTCATATCTACAGTAGGGGTGTTTGCTGATGACTCACTGGCATAATGCTCTTAATATAGGCTATTAAAAGAAGTGCTATTGTTGCTCAGCTAAGAGAATGCCTGGAAGTTACCAATGGTTTATCATTTCCCCCCTAAAACCAATTGCAATTTTAAGCCTAGAACCTTATTCTGTGTGGGCACTCAAGTCCCTTCTCTTTCACAAGTTCCCAAAGGGATGGGGGTCTCTGGTCTGAGAACCAGACCCTGATCTTCCTGGTAGTTCATGGCATTGAAGCTGACTACATGCCCCTCCTTGTCTACCCGGTGTTAAAAGGAATCAACCCTGTCCCTGGATGAGGCCTGTACAATGCTGAAGCTCAAGGAAGGCACAATGGAAAATTGTTTACAGTCCCTGCTACAATCACCTTTCCAGGATAGAAACACCTCAAACATCACAACCATTTTCTGCATATACCAGGTGTTCCCCATGGCCCAATTAGTCCTGGGACAGCAGTTCAAAAGGTGAGTGCCTGCCTCATACACAGCACAGGGGTGAGCCTCCCATTTACTACTTGTGTATCTTGGGAATGTTACTGCACCTCTATGAGCTtcactttcctcttctggaagTGGGGTGGTAAGAGGATGAACCTCACCGTGTTAACTGTAGGAAATTATGGGAGAAAACATGGCATGGGCTTATCTGGTGCCTGGCTCTGTAGAAAGGGCTGCTGGACATGCTGAGTATCTTTAGGTTtaatagttctctctctctccagtgaaGAAGCTCTCAACCTCAACCCTCACAGGCCTGTGGCACTTCTGAATTTAGAAAAGCACATGGAAAGCAGAAGTTGTCCTGTTTGCAAAGGACTTCTGAGATTCTATCTAGCTGGGCttggtatttttcctttatatggCCAGACTAGGGCTtgctgggggacaggcagaggcaCCCATGGCCCACCCAGTTATCTGAAAAGTACTGGTTGGGTTAATTCAATCCACAATATATGTTAATCACCTAGTAATGCAGGCACTTTTCTAGTCACTAAGATAATTCAGTGAATAAAGTAGACACAATGCCTTGGTGTCAATTCTAGTCAGAGGGTAGGCAATCACTGTACACATCATAACCACTCATGTCCTTGGTTCATTATATGTGACATTTTCATGGCGTCCTCTGGGTATGAAAGGATTGTCCCTTATTTGACCATTATGACAGACTACAAGACCAAGTAAACATGAGTGGGTCTTCAGGTTCAGAAGGAGGGCCTCCTGCATCCACAGAGCAGCATAAGAGACTATAGGGGTTGTGGCTGGAGGAGGACTTCCAGAACCATGGAACTCACAGATCTCTTGATTTCCATAGGAGGGCTTATGTTTGGGGGCTTCCTGTGAAGAAACAAATGAGTCAAAGAGAGCTGTGGATGGGGCCCCAAAACTTCTGGGAAGCAGAGCACAGTCTGGGTTCAGTTGGTGCCCAAGAGACCCATCCCTTCCACTGTTCCATCTGGCTCTGCCTGCTTCTCTCCATATCTACCTCTGCTAACCACAGCAACTAGGGCCAAGAACAGAAGGTGTAGTGAGAAGACTGCTCATAAATCGGCCTCAAACGTAAGCCCTATTACTGGTCTGTACTGAGGATGGCGTTGACTATGCCCAAGGCCGTGGTGAGAAGAGTATCAGTGAAAAAACCAGACTCACACAGGTTTTCTGGATGACTAGGCCTTCCACTGCAAAGGCGGGGTTGGAAGTGGGCTGGGCCATCCTCTGGGATCCATAGAGAAATAATGATGCTGTGGGAGTACAGTGTGGAATAAAAGGCCAGGCCTCTGATGCTTCTCCACACATGACTCTTCCCAGCACCCTCTCTCCCATCTTGACTACATGGCCTGACCAGAAATTGCAGGATACCTGGCAGTCTCTGAATTTTACCAGTTTCAAAGTAAAGACAGCCTATGTGGATATGAAGCTGCATGACTGGGACCTGAAGAACCACACCGCCCTTATCCTGGTGCATCAGGAAACTCTGGAGCCCACTGAGGCAGAGTCAGATGGTAAAGGGGATTAAAATCTGGGAAGACTAACTGGGGTGGGGTTCATGGGCTGAATATTGTTTTGAAAGCAATGGTACCTGTCCTGTTTTTGGGAAGGCACCTGGAAAGTCAGTTATGTGGATGAACCTTTCTCTTTATCCTGATCCAGTGCCAGCCCCAAGGCTCCTTCCAGTTGCAGAGCCAGAAAAGGAGTCTACTATGGAACTAGAGACAGCACCAGTTATGTTTCAACCATCATCTCAAGTGTCAGAGCCAGCATCACCTCCATCAGCTGTTCCAGAACTGGAACAAGTGTTAACATATTCTTCAGCATATGTGCCAGGTCCACAGCTGCAATCAGCTCAATCATCAGCTTTACTTAGAATTTTAACTCCAGCTCTAAAAATAGAGACAGAGCCAACTCCAGCGCCAGAGCCTTCCTGCCACTGGCATGTAACCCCAAAGAACCAGCTGAATGAGGAGAAGCCCAGCCTCATGGACTTCCCTCCCAAGCTGGTGGCAGAGCAGCTAACGTACATAGATGCGGTAAGAAGCTGGGCTCTCAGggcaggacagggcagggcaCTTTCTACATTTTTGCCGTCAGCTAACCCAGACCTGCCTTTCCCTGATGTGGACTACTATAGTCCGGGTCCAAATTTCAGCTCGACCACTTATCAACCATGTTACCCTGCCAAGGTCCTTAAATCAAGCTTTCACTGTCCAGCTGCAAACTGTAGAGATAGGCACTGATAAGAATTGATGCAGAGTTACTGTGTAGATTAAATGAGCTTAGAACAGCTAGAAAAATGGGTAGGCCCTGGTCCTTCAGGTGGAGGAAGACAGCTCACTGGGTGCAGCCAAGTCCATGGGTCACCCACCCATCTTCCTTGGAGGTTTAACACCCTGTGCACTTATTAGGCATCTGACATGTACATAACTACAAGGGGAAACAGAGAAACCTGTGGTTGTAACTGTCATGGGGGAATGTGCATCGAAAGGAGAGTAGGACCAAAGGGAAAAACAGGTGGAGTGGAAAAGGCCCCCTTGTGAGGAGTCACATTGAACTGTCATCTAGAGGCTGGGGTTAGCAAGGATGACCAGGGTCcaaattctctccttccttccctgtcagTATTCACTCCTAGGTCTTCCTGTACTTGACTCCCTCAGTGAAAATAGAATGGAATGAGATCCAGGGATTCCAATCAGGCTCAGGCCACATTCTCAGCTTCAGGAACTAAAGCTCTGACCTGGTAACCTCCTACCTAGAACATTAATCCTGAATGTGAAATGGCTGGCTgaacacccctcccctccccaccccattctctAGGAGCTGTTCAAGAAGGTGCTGCCTCATCAGTGCCTGGGCTCCATCTGGTCCAAGCGGAATAAGCCTGGTAATGAGCACCTGGCACCCACAGTCTGTGCTACCGTCACCCAATTTAACAGTGTGGTCAACTGTGTCATCACCACCTGCCTTGGAAATCCAAGAATGATAGCCCAGGACAGGGCCATGGTGGTGGAGCACTGGATAAAGGTGGCCAAGGTATTTTATGGGAGGCCAAGATGAGTCACTCTTCTGAGCCTTGGAAACTGATATTTCCTTTATCAATTCTCAGGGTTGGAGTCCCTAGTCTAAGCCTTAGGGTCGGCACAGTCCCTAGGCTCTTCCCTCCAGGGACATGCTGACCTTTACTTGCATGTCCCAATGGTGGAACGCTCAGTTCCTACCTGGCTCCTTCCTTGGAATGAGCTAAaatcttccctctccccagcagtGTTACTCTTTGGGTCTTATATGTGCCCTTCTGCAGGCACCTGGATATCTGTCATCTTGGAGGGAAATTTTAAACTGAGGGAGGCTGATACTTTAGAGCAAATAGGACTCCTGCTACCCACATGACCActcattctcttccctccccaggcCTGTCAAATCATGCGGAACTACTCTTCACTGCATGCCATCCTCTCTGCTCTGCAGAGTGCCTCAATTTACCGTCTGAAGAAGACATGGGAGAAAGTTTCCAGGTGAGTATGCCTCTCTCCATAGAAGGATCAGGGTGGATGAGGGATTTCCCATATGCACATCTTTTCCCCCTCAGTAACTGGGACCCTCCTGGGAGGCAGCAAACCCTGGCAATAGAACCTGGGCTGGTGTACAGGTCTATAACTCACCCTGGAGAATAGTCCACCCTGACTCCAGCTATAGAAatagtttttcttaaatatcacGCACTGAGTTGACCCAAATTAAATATTATCAAGTGCTTACTTTACAGCAACAAAACTCTCTGCCCAATTGAAACCACAACTGACTGAAACGGAGTTGCTCAATTAATATGGAAATGGTGGCACTGGATGACCCACGTGAGAGCTCCCTCCATGGCCTACAAACACCTTAGTTCTCAGAGGAATCCAGAGAAAACCCTAATACTGGGAGTTTGACTTTTTGGAGTACTCAAATAAGAGGGACTTACATTCAAGCCACATTATTCCTATaattttttctgccttcttttcctctATTCAGGAAGagctttcaaaaatttaaaaagctgtgcACTGAAGATAACCCACAGAGAAGGGAACTGCTTCTGAAGGTATCATGGGAGGAGGAGGtttgggaagagagagggtggggccTGAGGGAACAGGGTCTTGAGTGGATGAAGAAAGACTGCTGTGTAGGGGAATGACATGAAGCATTCCTTGGGGAGGCGAAGCCTTTGGTATGAATATGGTTACAGTTTGGGGTGAAGATTCCATTGGGCGTGGAGCAAGTAGGTGCTGTTCAACCAGATGCTATAGACACCCTGTCTCTCCATATTAACAGCTAGTCCAGATGGGGAGCTGTATACAGCTTGAGAGCCCAGAGGACAGCCCTCTGCTCAGTAGTGGGGTTGGGATGGATGGAGGGAaacaataatgatagtaatagGACACTGAGTCCTCAGAAGACCATGTGACGTAGGTGGTGTTCTCACTTTTCTCAATGAGAAAACAAGCTCAGGAAGGCCAGGCTGCAAGTTCAAGGTCACACATGGAGTGAATGTTGGAGCTGAGATTGTGCTAGAATCACTCACAGCATGCTTAAGGATAATGTAGCATTGGTACCAGCTGACTTGGGTCAGATGTCCAGGGTCTCAAGTCAAagatggtgggggcggggggagtggacTGAGGATATTATGGTCTCAATGAACTTGTCCTTGACCCTGCAGGAGCGGCCATCTAAATGGGCCACCCTGGTGATGAGCCTCCAGAGAGCCCAGAAAAGGCTGCAGAAGAAGGTGGGTGTTCCTGGGGAATAGAGCCTCCAGAGTGAGAGGAGAAGGGCTCCTCTCTGACAGCTGGAGGCCTCCATATCAAGACAGGTGGACCTTTCTACTCCAGCTCCTCCTCTTGTTGCCACAGCTTCCAAAAC is a window encoding:
- the LOC125162370 gene encoding ral guanine nucleotide dissociation stimulator-like — encoded protein: MFCCCIPIFRICGLKKAQSEKPLCHCRHQLSPHLRSCWSFGRRRSQSFTQDIFEELVHGFNYCSALDKCQVQKDTKNQRCSEESTLSLDEACTMLKLKEGTMENCLQSLLQSPFQDRNTSNITTIFCIYQVFPMAQLVLGQQFKSTLSPILTTWPDQKLQDTWQSLNFTSFKVKTAYVDMKLHDWDLKNHTALILVHQETLEPTEAESDVPAPRLLPVAEPEKESTMELETAPVMFQPSSQVSEPASPPSAVPELEQVLTYSSAYVPGPQLQSAQSSALLRILTPALKIETEPTPAPEPSCHWHVTPKNQLNEEKPSLMDFPPKLVAEQLTYIDAELFKKVLPHQCLGSIWSKRNKPGNEHLAPTVCATVTQFNSVVNCVITTCLGNPRMIAQDRAMVVEHWIKVAKACQIMRNYSSLHAILSALQSASIYRLKKTWEKVSRKSFQKFKKLCTEDNPQRRELLLKERPSKWATLVMSLQRAQKRLQKKGVVPFLGTFLTDMVMLDTAMKDYLKGDEINHKKKTKEYKVMKEIMLLQVAADNYTLEPKEEFRAWFQAVERLSEDESYILSCQLEPQS